In a genomic window of Streptomyces sp. SJL17-4:
- a CDS encoding LacI family DNA-binding transcriptional regulator, producing the protein MPEQTTGPRPTLEAVAARAGVSRATASRVVNGGAGVRPPLVEKVRRAVDELGYVPNHAARTLVTRRNGAVAVIIAEPEFRIFSDPFFEQQVRGISRELTAHDAQLVLLWVEGPGDHDRIARYLGGGHVDGALAFSLHNDDALPAVIDRTRIPVVYGGRPGPGTSPAVPFVDCDNRGGAREAVRHLVDLGRRSIAHISGPDDQTSAIDRLHGYRDVLIDADPALLCRGDFTEESGARAMAELLDRRPDLDAVFVANDLMASGALLTLRERGVRVPEDVAVVGFDDMASVVRRTSPSLTTVHQDIEDMGRLMVKLLMRLLDGTGPGVPASVVTPTSLVLRDSA; encoded by the coding sequence TTGCCCGAGCAGACCACGGGGCCCCGCCCCACGCTGGAAGCCGTCGCCGCTCGCGCCGGCGTGTCCCGCGCCACGGCCTCGCGGGTCGTCAACGGCGGCGCGGGCGTACGGCCTCCGCTGGTCGAGAAGGTGCGCAGGGCCGTCGACGAGCTCGGTTACGTGCCCAATCACGCGGCCCGCACGCTGGTCACCCGGCGCAACGGCGCCGTGGCGGTGATCATCGCGGAGCCCGAGTTCCGGATCTTCTCGGACCCGTTCTTCGAGCAGCAGGTACGGGGCATCAGCCGGGAGCTGACCGCGCACGACGCCCAGCTGGTGCTGTTGTGGGTGGAGGGACCGGGGGATCACGACCGGATCGCCCGCTACCTCGGGGGCGGGCACGTCGACGGCGCGCTGGCCTTCTCGCTGCACAACGACGACGCGCTGCCGGCCGTCATCGACCGGACCCGTATCCCGGTGGTCTACGGCGGGCGGCCGGGTCCCGGTACGAGTCCGGCCGTGCCGTTCGTCGACTGCGACAACCGCGGGGGCGCCCGTGAGGCGGTGCGGCACCTGGTGGATCTCGGCCGGCGGAGCATCGCGCACATCTCCGGGCCGGACGACCAGACGTCGGCGATCGACCGGCTCCACGGCTATCGCGACGTGCTGATCGACGCCGATCCCGCTCTGCTGTGCCGGGGCGACTTCACCGAGGAGAGCGGTGCCCGCGCGATGGCGGAGCTGCTCGACCGGAGGCCGGACCTCGACGCCGTGTTCGTGGCCAACGACCTGATGGCTTCGGGCGCGTTGCTGACGCTGCGCGAGCGTGGGGTGCGGGTGCCGGAGGACGTGGCGGTCGTCGGTTTCGACGACATGGCCTCGGTGGTGCGCAGGACCTCCCCGTCCCTGACCACCGTGCACCAGGACATCGAGGACATGGGCCGGCTGATGGTGAAGCTGCTGATGCGGCTGCTCGACGGGACCGGCCCGGGAGTCCCCGCGTCCGTCGTCACGCCGACGTCGCTCGTGCTCCGCGACTCGGCCTGA
- a CDS encoding glycosyl hydrolase yields the protein MPAPRTKPAAALVLVSALTALGLGSAAAPAAAATIPTGAGSYSDTRPAGTSGPTTNTGAPVAPKVTPAAQGKPVPTNDWWSSLAFQRYGDNPYSTPMYGHPLTYQAVAGGLELGYPTTPAIVGDGRQYEFAHKADLTLGLTGLNSPDTKADAWSDWTVTPYWSDGARTLRTTIGHGMPFVYAKGSGGDARITTAGAPAVFADQGNVLGITVAGHHYALFAPSGTDWTVSGSSITAGLGGKDYFSVAVLPSTDALATYRKYAYSFVTGSTVSWSYDAGTVRATYALTTEAKEGTERGTLQALYRHQWLNTSDPLTPYTYVSPRGTMKVRESASFTTSQKAAATLPGLPGGAGVDTARLRGYLNEVANSADPFSGAVDTYWTGKALGKLAQLVPLADQIGETALRDKLLGQIKGRLQDWFTAGGANEFSYDTAWKTLTGYPASYGSDTELNDHHFHYGYYVYAAAIVAQYDAGWAADSAWGAMVKTLVRDTANPSRTDTAFPFLRGFDVYAGHSWASGHQGFAAGNNQESSSESTNLSAALVLWGSATGNTQLRDLGTYLLTTEGEAIAQYWFDADQQVFPGAFQHDTAGMVWGSGAAYATWWTANPEEIHGINVLPVTGGSLHLGGHKDAVRRNIAEMERENPGPAVEWRDILWEFQSFADPAAAKAKWDAGHAGYTPEAGESKAHTYHWLTTLDRLGAPDATVTGSIPTSAVFAKGTARTYVAHNHGATARTVTFSDGKSLSVPARSTATGTGTGGTDPDPEPSTGNTFQLRTGGTLTTATGATAGSDTVLSAQGGNHDGTPNRPVVYEARGVNGTLKAGGSTAFRLQMDAGTAVGLGQQARISYDLTGDGTFERTETYHYFATDPVTGWEEYAQSRGLKSATGTLGNLTGGTVRLEVWSAIGNGDSRVQTGTDRSVVVIPYD from the coding sequence ATGCCAGCCCCCCGCACAAAGCCGGCCGCCGCGCTGGTCCTGGTCTCCGCCCTCACCGCCCTGGGACTGGGCTCGGCCGCCGCCCCCGCGGCAGCGGCCACCATCCCCACGGGCGCCGGAAGCTACTCCGACACCCGCCCCGCCGGAACCTCCGGCCCCACCACCAACACCGGCGCACCGGTCGCCCCCAAGGTCACCCCCGCCGCCCAGGGCAAGCCGGTCCCCACCAACGACTGGTGGTCGTCCCTCGCGTTCCAGCGCTACGGGGACAACCCGTACTCCACCCCCATGTACGGCCACCCACTCACCTACCAGGCCGTCGCCGGCGGCCTGGAACTCGGCTACCCCACCACCCCCGCCATCGTCGGCGACGGGCGCCAGTACGAGTTCGCCCACAAGGCCGACCTCACCCTCGGCCTCACCGGGCTCAACTCGCCCGACACCAAGGCCGACGCCTGGTCCGACTGGACCGTCACCCCCTACTGGTCCGACGGCGCCCGCACCCTGCGCACCACCATCGGCCACGGCATGCCCTTCGTGTACGCCAAGGGCAGCGGCGGCGACGCCCGGATCACGACCGCCGGAGCGCCCGCCGTCTTCGCCGACCAGGGCAACGTCCTCGGCATCACCGTCGCCGGCCACCACTACGCCCTCTTCGCGCCCAGCGGCACCGACTGGACCGTCTCCGGCTCCAGCATCACCGCCGGGCTCGGCGGCAAGGACTACTTCTCCGTCGCCGTCCTCCCCTCCACCGACGCGCTCGCCACCTACCGCAAGTACGCCTACAGCTTCGTCACCGGATCCACCGTGAGCTGGAGCTACGACGCCGGCACCGTCCGCGCCACCTACGCCCTCACCACCGAGGCGAAGGAGGGCACCGAGCGCGGCACCCTCCAGGCGCTCTACCGCCACCAGTGGCTGAACACCAGCGACCCGCTCACCCCGTACACCTACGTCTCGCCCCGCGGCACCATGAAGGTCCGGGAGTCGGCGTCCTTCACCACGAGCCAGAAGGCGGCCGCCACCCTGCCCGGACTGCCGGGCGGCGCCGGTGTCGACACCGCCCGCCTGCGCGGCTATCTGAACGAGGTCGCGAACTCCGCCGACCCGTTCTCCGGAGCCGTCGACACCTACTGGACCGGCAAGGCGCTCGGCAAGCTCGCCCAACTGGTCCCGCTCGCCGACCAGATCGGCGAGACCGCGCTCCGCGACAAGCTCCTCGGCCAGATCAAGGGCCGGCTCCAGGACTGGTTCACGGCCGGCGGCGCCAACGAGTTCTCGTACGACACGGCCTGGAAGACCCTCACCGGATACCCGGCCTCGTACGGCAGTGACACCGAACTCAACGACCACCACTTCCACTACGGCTACTACGTGTACGCCGCCGCGATCGTCGCCCAGTACGACGCGGGCTGGGCGGCGGACTCCGCCTGGGGCGCGATGGTGAAGACCCTGGTCCGCGACACCGCCAACCCCAGCCGCACCGACACCGCCTTCCCCTTCCTACGTGGCTTCGACGTCTACGCCGGACACAGCTGGGCCAGCGGCCACCAGGGCTTCGCCGCCGGAAACAACCAGGAGTCCTCCTCCGAGTCGACCAACCTCAGCGCCGCCCTCGTCCTCTGGGGCTCGGCCACCGGCAACACCCAACTCCGCGACCTCGGAACGTACTTGCTCACCACCGAGGGCGAAGCCATCGCCCAGTACTGGTTCGACGCCGACCAGCAGGTCTTCCCCGGCGCCTTCCAGCACGACACCGCCGGCATGGTCTGGGGCAGCGGAGCCGCCTACGCCACCTGGTGGACCGCCAACCCCGAGGAGATCCACGGCATCAACGTCCTTCCTGTGACCGGTGGTTCACTCCACCTCGGCGGACACAAGGACGCCGTCCGCCGCAACATCGCCGAGATGGAACGCGAGAACCCCGGCCCCGCCGTCGAATGGCGGGACATCCTCTGGGAGTTCCAGTCCTTCGCCGACCCGGCCGCGGCCAAGGCCAAGTGGGACGCGGGCCACGCCGGTTACACCCCGGAGGCCGGTGAGTCCAAGGCCCACACCTACCACTGGCTCACCACGCTCGACAGGCTCGGCGCCCCCGACGCGACGGTCACCGGATCCATCCCGACCTCCGCCGTCTTCGCGAAGGGCACCGCACGGACGTACGTCGCCCACAACCACGGCGCCACCGCCCGTACCGTCACCTTCTCCGACGGCAAGTCCCTGTCCGTGCCCGCGCGTTCCACCGCCACCGGCACGGGGACGGGAGGCACGGACCCCGACCCGGAGCCGTCCACCGGCAACACCTTCCAGCTCCGCACCGGCGGCACGCTCACCACGGCCACCGGCGCCACGGCCGGCAGCGACACCGTCCTCTCCGCGCAGGGCGGCAACCACGACGGCACCCCCAACCGGCCGGTCGTCTACGAGGCCAGGGGAGTCAACGGCACGCTGAAGGCAGGTGGTTCCACCGCCTTCCGCCTCCAGATGGACGCCGGAACCGCCGTCGGTCTCGGCCAGCAGGCCCGGATCAGCTACGACCTCACCGGTGACGGCACCTTCGAACGGACGGAGACGTACCACTACTTCGCGACCGACCCGGTGACCGGCTGGGAGGAGTACGCCCAGTCCCGCGGCCTCAAGTCCGCCACCGGAACGCTCGGCAACCTGACGGGCGGCACGGTGCGCCTGGAGGTCTGGAGCGCGATCGGCAACGGCGACTCGCGCGTCCAGACGGGCACGGACCGGTCGGTGGTGGTCATCCCGTACGACTGA
- a CDS encoding extracellular solute-binding protein: MPIARAAVTTTARRAVVRLGAVALTGALLAACGGASDDTSADGAGGEVTITVDLFGSFGYKEAGLYAEYEKLHPGVTIKQTDTEDEADYWKSLQTRLAGGAGLADVQGIEVGRIASVTQQQADRFEDLRKYGADSLKDQFAPAKWAAAGGKGGEVLGLGTDVGPEAMCYRTDLFKQAGLPTDRAELAKKWSTWDGYLALGKQYKAKAPGKSAWLDSVGSLYSIMIGQEKERYYDASGKLIWEENPALRTAWDHSVQAAQDGLSAKLDQWSPQWNQAFAAGSFATIPCPAWMLGYIKGQAGEAGKGKWDVATLPGGAGNWGGSYLAVPKAAKHKKEAYELVKWLTAPEQQTKLFQKQGNFPSATGAIDKVAGAKDPFFSDAPIGQIFGDAAKAAPVQVLGVHDQNIAQQITNALSEVERKGTSPEKAWSNAKKGVANTIG, encoded by the coding sequence ATGCCCATCGCCCGAGCCGCCGTCACGACCACCGCCAGGAGAGCCGTCGTCCGCCTGGGGGCGGTCGCGCTCACCGGGGCCCTGCTCGCCGCCTGCGGGGGTGCGTCGGACGACACGTCCGCCGATGGCGCGGGAGGCGAGGTCACCATCACCGTCGACCTGTTCGGCTCCTTCGGGTACAAGGAGGCGGGACTGTACGCCGAGTACGAGAAGCTCCACCCCGGTGTCACCATCAAGCAGACGGACACCGAGGACGAGGCCGACTACTGGAAGTCCCTCCAGACCCGGCTCGCCGGTGGTGCCGGCCTGGCCGACGTGCAGGGCATCGAGGTGGGCCGGATCGCCTCCGTCACCCAGCAGCAGGCCGACCGGTTCGAGGACCTCAGGAAGTACGGCGCGGACTCCCTCAAGGACCAGTTCGCCCCGGCGAAGTGGGCCGCGGCCGGCGGCAAGGGCGGCGAGGTCCTCGGCCTCGGCACCGACGTCGGTCCCGAGGCGATGTGCTACCGCACCGACCTCTTCAAGCAGGCCGGACTCCCCACCGACCGCGCCGAGCTCGCCAAGAAGTGGTCCACCTGGGACGGCTACCTGGCCCTCGGGAAGCAGTACAAGGCCAAGGCCCCCGGCAAGAGCGCCTGGCTCGACAGCGTCGGCAGCCTCTACTCGATCATGATCGGGCAGGAGAAGGAGCGGTACTACGACGCCTCCGGAAAACTGATCTGGGAGGAGAACCCCGCCCTGCGCACCGCCTGGGACCACTCCGTCCAGGCGGCCCAGGACGGGCTGAGCGCCAAGCTCGACCAGTGGTCCCCGCAGTGGAACCAGGCCTTCGCCGCCGGTTCCTTCGCCACCATCCCCTGCCCCGCCTGGATGCTCGGCTACATCAAGGGCCAGGCCGGTGAGGCCGGCAAGGGCAAGTGGGACGTCGCCACGCTCCCCGGCGGCGCCGGCAACTGGGGCGGCTCCTACCTGGCGGTGCCGAAGGCGGCGAAGCACAAGAAGGAGGCGTACGAGCTGGTGAAGTGGCTCACCGCCCCCGAGCAGCAGACGAAGCTCTTCCAGAAGCAGGGCAACTTCCCCTCCGCCACCGGCGCGATCGACAAGGTCGCCGGTGCGAAGGACCCGTTCTTCTCCGACGCCCCCATCGGGCAGATCTTCGGTGACGCGGCGAAGGCGGCCCCGGTGCAGGTGCTCGGCGTGCACGACCAGAACATCGCGCAGCAGATCACCAACGCGCTGAGCGAGGTCGAGCGGAAGGGGACGTCGCCGGAGAAGGCCTGGTCGAACGCGAAGAAGGGCGTCGCGAACACCATCGGCTGA
- a CDS encoding sugar ABC transporter permease: MFVAFGLFPLLYTAFVSLYRVELQTPGDMEWRGLGNYTALFGDEYFWLSLRNTFTIGVLSTVPQLVMALGLAHLLNYKMRGRTFLRTAVLLPYATSVAAATLVFAQLFGRDFGLINYALGLVGIDPVDWQNGTVASQIAVSTVVIWRWTGYNALIYLAGMQSIPHELYEAAAMDGASRWRQFFHVTLPGLRPTILFTVIVSTIGATQLFGEPLLLEGSISGGISHQYQTLGLYMYEQGWGFFHLGRAAAIAWVMFLLIVVLVGVNALIARRRSRKEAGR; encoded by the coding sequence CTGTTCGTCGCCTTCGGTCTCTTCCCGCTGCTCTACACGGCCTTCGTCTCGCTCTACCGGGTGGAGCTCCAGACACCCGGCGACATGGAATGGCGCGGCCTCGGCAACTACACCGCGCTCTTCGGCGACGAGTACTTCTGGCTCTCGCTGCGCAACACGTTCACCATCGGCGTGCTCTCCACCGTGCCGCAGCTCGTCATGGCCCTCGGGCTCGCGCATCTGCTGAACTACAAGATGCGCGGCCGCACCTTCCTGCGGACCGCGGTCCTCCTGCCGTACGCGACGTCGGTGGCCGCCGCCACCCTCGTCTTCGCCCAGCTCTTCGGGCGGGACTTCGGCCTGATCAACTACGCGCTCGGCCTGGTCGGCATCGACCCCGTCGACTGGCAGAACGGCACGGTCGCCTCGCAGATCGCCGTGTCGACGGTCGTCATCTGGCGCTGGACCGGCTACAACGCACTGATCTACCTGGCCGGCATGCAGTCGATCCCCCATGAGCTGTACGAGGCCGCCGCGATGGACGGGGCCTCGCGCTGGCGCCAGTTCTTCCACGTCACGCTGCCGGGGCTGCGGCCCACGATCCTCTTCACCGTCATCGTCTCGACGATCGGCGCGACCCAGCTGTTCGGCGAACCGCTGCTCCTCGAAGGGTCCATCTCGGGCGGTATCTCGCACCAGTACCAGACGCTCGGCCTGTACATGTACGAGCAGGGCTGGGGCTTCTTCCATCTGGGCCGGGCCGCCGCCATCGCCTGGGTGATGTTCCTGCTCATCGTGGTGCTCGTCGGGGTCAACGCCCTGATCGCGCGCCGCCGTTCCCGCAAGGAGGCCGGCCGATGA